The genomic DNA GGTCATGGTGGCATTTCGGCTACTCTCTTCTTTGGACTCAGAATCGGTAATTACAAGGCAATCCTCCTCGGCAAAGATAGTTATCAGcttgtcatttactacaaatttcaTCAATTGATGTAATGAAGAAGGCACAGCCCCAGACTTATGAATCCACGGCCTTCCAAGCAGAACAttgtaaacactaggaaagtgcatgacttggcagGTTATTTGAAACTGGGCGGGCCATATCTCGACGACTAAATCCACTTCTCCTATTGGCTCTCTTTgcgctccatcaaaacctcgaactatggtccctgaaggcctcagcttTATGTCTTGCAACCCTAGCTTTTCCAAGGTgctccaaggacagatattaagTGCAGATCCATTGTCAATCAATACCTTTGGCAGCATTTTCCCATTGCACCTCACAACTATGTATagggccttgttatgtccaataCCTTCCACCGGCAATTCATCGTCAGAAAAAGTAATTTGTTTGGTAAATAACACACTTCCAACCACGTGCGAGAAATTATCAACTGAAATATccttagggatttgagctttagtCAATACTTCGATCAGCGCGTCCCTATGCATATCTGATGAAAAGAGCAGGTCCAACATGGATATCTGAGCAGGTGACTTGCTTAGCTTCTCGATTACATTGTATTCGCTTCTCtggagccttttaagaaaatccaaggcTTCTTTCTCGGTGATTGTTGGTTTAGCAGGCGGCTCGGAGTTATTTGCTTGAATCGGAATGGTAGTTTCAAATGGACTTGCAATCTTCCCTGATCTGGTGACCACTGACACTTCCTTCTTCGCAATTGATTTTTCCCCAATCGGTATGACGGGCTCATCGTAGTTCCATGGCACTTGTTGCAGACTCAAAACAGGCTCCTGCTTCGGAAATTCAATGACTACTGGCTCCAAAGCCTCACTCTCAGCTGGCGTGAGATCCAAGATAAAAGGCTTTTCATCCTCTTCGAATGGCAATTCTATGACAAATggttggtctgtgaccccaaaTACTTCAGCTTCCCTCGCCAATTTTTTGACTTGTTCCACATACTCTGCTTCGTCCAGAATGACCCCAATGATATTAGCGTGTTCCGGCAAGGGGTTTCTATTTACGTTCGGCCCTTGTGTCTCCCTCTTTCTAATTACAATTTCTCCAgattcaatcatatcttgaacTTTATGCTTAAGAGCCTTGCAATCCAAAGTGGAATGTCCGGGTGCCCCCGAgtgataagcacagacagcttgCGGGTTATACCAAGCGGGCATACCATATGGataggtaggagggggtaccataccaattttcccggcggcctttaattggtcatacaattggtctaaaggcctgcctaaattggtaaatgtacggctagggggtcggttgtaaggttcagtAGGTTGAGAATGGTTGTAAATAGGTCTATTTGGGGAaggaaatcttgggttatatggtGGGCGAGGTCGGTTTTGGGGTGAATTTGGTTGAGAGATTTGGAAAGGGGCTACAGGTGGGTTAGGATAGCTTGGacgaggtcgagggtggt from Coffea eugenioides isolate CCC68of unplaced genomic scaffold, Ceug_1.0 ScVebR1_3116;HRSCAF=4265, whole genome shotgun sequence includes the following:
- the LOC113757500 gene encoding uncharacterized protein LOC113757500, with the protein product MVPPPTYPYGMPAWYNPQAVCAYHSGAPGHSTLDCKALKHKVQDMIESGEIVIRKRETQGPNVNRNPLPEHANIIGVILDEAEYVEQVKKLAREAEVFGVTDQPFVIELPFEEDEKPFILDLTPAESEALEPVVIEFPKQEPVLSLQQVPWNYDEPVIPIGEKSIAKKEVSVVTRSGKIASPFETTIPIQANNSEPPAKPTITEKEALDFLKRLQRSEYNVIEKLSKSPAQISMLDLLFSSDMHRDALIEVLTKAQIPKDISVDNFSHVVGSVLFTKQITFSDDELPVEGIGHNKALYIVVRCNGKMLPKVLIDNGSALNICPWSTLEKLGLQDIKLRPSGTIVRGFDGAQREPIGEVDLVVEIWPAQFQITCQVMHFPSVYNVLLGRPWIHKSGAVPSSLHQLMKFVVNDKLITIFAEEDCLVITDSESKEESSRNATMTPHSTTDIVSVSWITREERALSKPVEIIEKKDSFGLGFRPTAKDIREMKERKKAEKEGRQRALDIPPLHYTFLRPAEVIMSEINPVDEIEASLSQLFVGATFEDDFPDEAEFPDIPEGSIPNWTAEFLPIRKEFR